DNA from Sceloporus undulatus isolate JIND9_A2432 ecotype Alabama unplaced genomic scaffold, SceUnd_v1.1 scaffold_7597, whole genome shotgun sequence:
CTCAGCGCAGGTTCAAGGGGAGACCTTCTTGGCCTTGACTTTCTCTTCCAGGTTGGTGAAATACTTCATTTTGGCCAGGAGGCTCTTGGCTTCTTGGAGGTC
Protein-coding regions in this window:
- the LOC121918278 gene encoding iron-sulfur cluster co-chaperone protein HscB-like — translated: KREELTESVTRAFDRGDLQEAKSLLAKMKYFTNLEEKVKAKKVSP